Below is a genomic region from Parageobacillus toebii NBRC 107807.
AGAAGGTGCCGACTCCGTCGTCATGATTGAATTGACAGAACAGATGCAAAAGGATGGCCAAACGTATGCGGTGGTCAAAAAGGAGACGAAACCGGATGAAAACGTCATTCCCATTGGGCTAGAAATGGCAAAAGGTACGTTGATCCTCGAAAAAGGACGCAAGATCAATCCAGGGGAAGCCGCCCTCCTTGCTGCCTTCGGTTATGATACAGTCACTGTTTCACGACGGCCGACAGTTGCTATTTTTGCCACAGGTTCGGAACTGCTTGACGTCAGCGAGCCGCTCGAGCCTGGTAAAATTCGCAACAGCAACAGCTACATGGTCGCCGCCCAGGTGTTAAATGCCGGTGGAATTCCTGTTCTCCTCGAGAAGGTGCCAGATGATGTTGGATTGGCTAAATCAATGATTCTCGATGCAATGGAAAAAGTCGATCTCGTCATTACAACCGGCGGGGCTTCCGTTGGGGATTACGACATTTTGGTCGACATTTTTGAACAGTGGGACGGTAAAATGTTGTTTAACAAAGTGGCCATGCGTCCTGGCAGCCCAACGACTGTCGGAGTTTGGCGGGATAAATTTTTGTTCGCACTTTCCGGAAACCCTGGAGCGTGTTTCGTCGGGTTTGAGCTGTTCGTTCGTCCAGTTATTTGGGGGATGCAAGGAAAACCTGATATTTATCTCCCTTCGTTTTCAGCGTTTCTCGCCGAGGACTACAAAAAAAAGGATTCATTTTATCGCATCGTACGCGGAAAAAGCGAAGTAAAAGATGGGAAGATTTACGTCCGATCGGCTGGAATCGACCAGTCGAACGTTTTGTCTTCTATCCGTGATACAGATTGCCTGATTGTCATTCCCCGAGACCGGAACGTGATGAATGCGGGCGAGATGGTAAAGGTGTTACGATTAAATGTGCCAGAATGAACTTTCCGATGATATAAGGTTGAGGATTGTGAAATATTATACTAGACGCGGCTGTCGTAATCGCAGCCGCTATACCGCCCCGTCCCAATGACACTTACATTTTCTCATACTCCGCGTGATGGAGCAGCCCAAATTCGGAGCGTATAACTTTTTTGAATTGAATATCGTTAGAAGACACTGACGAAGGAAGTTGGTGTCTTTCTTCTTTTTAGGGTATATTAGTTATAATGATAAATATTTTGGTTCATCGCTCGATTTTTTATATTTAATTACAAAATTAACATATACTCCCATAACGAAAAATTCGTCACCATCGAAAGGATGAAAACGAATTCTGTCGAAGTATCTCCTTGCAACTGGGGTCAACAAGGCTGATGCACCTTACAAAGTTAACGCTTGGATAAACTTCTCTCATCTTGATCATACTGCTCCTAAGCGCTCGATCGGAAAAGGAACAAACCCAGGATGAGACGACTCACCATTACGAATGACCGTGGATGGACATCACGAAAACTTTGCCAAGAAGAATGAAAAATCAAAAAGGCCTCGCTGGTCAACGTGTCATGGCGGTTCGTCTCGTGATGGAAGGATATTTGGGCAAAGATGTTGCTGCCATGCTCAACCTGTGCCGCCAAACCGTCGTTTTTTATGTTTCCTTATTCAATCTTCTGTTGGACCGAAAAAAGCCCACTGGGACGGGTTCCGTTCTTAATGAAAAAACAACAACAAGAACTAAAACAAACGATCTTAACCCGTATACCCGCCGAACTCGGTTGGGATCCCGCCTCTTCCTAGAATATCTGGATTTATCTATAAGAAATATGGTTAGGGAGGATTTTAATGCAAAATATAATTTATAGACCTAGTATTTTACTTCTAATTATATTCTTTATTTCCTTAATAGTTACTAAATTATTTCCATCATTAGCATCGACTATTTTCGATATATGGATTTTGGGTATCTGTTTGATTATTGCTATTTTTTTGCACGAATTAGGGCATGTGATTTTTGGGGTATTATGTAAGTTTAATTTCCATTTTCTTACTTTTGGTCCCTTTTTAATTGAAAAAGTGCAAGGAAAATTAAAAATACGTGAAAATAAACATTGGATTTATTTCGGTGGAGTTTCTTTTGTGACCCCTACTGTTGAAACTTTTTCTAATTCTAAAATAAAAGCAAAATGGGGATTGTTTTTGTTTGGAGGCCCTTTTTTTAGTTTTATAGCATTTCTTATATTTTTCATGATTGAGAAGATTTATAAAAACGATTTTATGCTATGGTGTTCTCTTTTAAACATTGTTATATTTATAGCTACCTCATTTCCAATTATAAAAGGGGAAGCAAACGATGGAGGAAATATATTTTTATTATTTAAAGACAAGGAACAAACGTTTTTACATATTTTAAAATTTCAAATACTTAGTGAGATGTTTAGTTCAAAAAGACCAATTGAATGGGATAAAGAGTTGATTGAAAAGTGTAAAGAAATAATTAAAGGGAAAAATTCAATTGAAAATCATATGATCTATACATTTCTTTTTTATTATTATTTTGACGCTGGGAATGTTGAACAGATTTTTTTAAGTATACAACCAATCATAAATGAACCGCTTACAAAGGAAAATAAATTTATCAAAGGGAATTTTAACAGTTTATACATACTCTATAAATTTTTATATGGAAACAGTGAGGAAAACTTAGAAGAAATAGATAAATTATTTAAAGGAGTATCAAAATTAGATTCATATGCCTATAACCGTTCCCTTGCCATAATTAAGTATTTAAAGGGAGATGTTAAAGGAGCAAAAAGTTTGATAAACAAATTAGAACATGAATTAAACTATACTAATGGTCAAGGGGTATATCATGTTGAAAAAGATATCTTACAAAAATTGAGGTTAAAAATGATGATATAAACTAGCACATTAGATGATGTATAAAAGTTTGTGTAAAGCATTTTGCTAGAACAAAAGAAAAAAGGTAGGGTATTCTCTGATTGGACCAAAAATCTTAGAGAAAGGAGTACCCTACCTATGTCTAAAAGAAGTATACCGAATGTCGACTGGGCAAATCAACTGGAAAGTGTCATTCGTTAGTTTGTGAAGGAAAAATTAGAGCTGATTATGCGGGAAGAAATCAAACATTTCCTCGAAATCGAACAGGCGGACACATCCAATATGAGAAACGGCTACTATCAACGAAATCTAGATACACAATATGGCCGGATTGAGGGTCTTTTGGTGCCAAGAGACCGAAACGGGGAATTTCAAACACAGTTGTTTGCCCCTTATCAACGCCACACCGGCTGGCTGGAGGAAGCCATCATTAGGATGTATCAAAGTGGCATGAGTACACGGGAAATTGGCAAGTTTATCGAACGAATTCTAGGAAATGCCTATTCTCCTGCAACGATCAGCCGTATTACCGATGTCGTGAAAGAGGGCATCGAGAAATGGCACACTCGTCCACTGCACAAGCGTTATTCTGTCTTATATTTGGATGGTTTATACGTAAAACTTCGTCGCGAAACCGTGGAGAAAGAAGCCATTTATGTGGCGTTAGGGGTGAATGAAGAAGGATATCGCGAAATTCTTGATTTCTTTGTGGGAGGACAGGAAAGCGCCTATGTATGGCAGGAGATTCTTCAACAACTATACAACAGGGGCGTAAAGGAAGTGCTTCTGGGCGTATTCGATGGACTACCGGGGTTGGAGGAAGCCTTTAAGGCGGTTTATCCGAAAGCCGATGTGCAGTGTTGTGTCGTGCACAAAGTCCGCAACACCCTCAGCCGTGTTCGGAAAAAAGATCAATTTGAAGTGGCAGAGAATCTCAAACTGATTTATCGCGCGCCGAATAAGGAGATGGCGTTACAAATGTTTCAACAGTTTGAGTCGAAATGGTCCAGCAAATATCCAAGAGAAGTTCAATCTTGGGCCAATGAGTTGGATGTCCTCCTTACATTTATGGATTATCCAAGCAGTATTCGAAGTGTGATTTACACGACCAATGCCATCGAACGAACGATCAAGGAAATTCGGAAACGCCTAAAACCGATGAACAGTTTGAGCAGTTTAGAAGCCGCGGAAAAAGTCGTGTATTTGACCATCCAAGATTTTAATGAGAAATGGGCAGGAAGAAAGTTACGAGGATTTGCCGAAGCACAGGAAGCCCTCGAGCGAATGTTTGAAGAACGCTACAATTAACCAAATATTGCAAATAAACAAATAAGCAAAGAAAGGGGGTTTTCTCTATCCACACAGGAGACTGAATATTCAGTCTCCTGTGTGGAGAAAATCAATCCCCTATCAATTCAAATCCATTTCAGAGAAACCCTACCCCATTACATTACACAAAATTCTTGACGGTACCATCTTTTTTGGTACCTTATTTTTAAGTATCGAATTAGGAACAATATGGTAAAATAAAAAAGAACATAAATTCCTAGCAAATATTTTTATACGTCTTATGGACAACCGTTCAAGCGAAGATGGAAGAAGTGTTCTAACATTTGATAAAAGGGAGTGTTACATAGTGAAGGAATATCTTGAACGCGAACGTTATAACGAAAAATACAATTGGTTAGTCATGTCGAAAAGTCCTTACTTGAAGCAACATGAAACAAATCCTGTGAATTGGTTGGAATGGTCGCCAGAAGCGTTTCAAAAAGCAAAAAGGGAAGGCAAGCCAGTATTTTTGTCCATTGGCTATAGCTAGCCCTCGAACAGGGGGCTAGCGGATAAAACACTAAAAAAGAGAGGTTTAACTTAGTACATGTCACTGGTGCCACGTAATGGCGCATGAGAGCTTTGAAGATGAAGAAGTTGCCGCGATCTTAAACGAAAAATACATATCCATTAAAGTGGATCGCGAGGAACGTCCGGATATTGATTCCATTTATATGCGCGTCTGCCAAATGCTAACGGGGCATGGCGGCTGGCCGCTTAGCGTGTTTTTGACGCCGGAGGGGAAGCCGTTTTACGCGGGAACATATTTTCCAAAACACAGCCGGTACGGCCGTCCTGGTTTTATTGACGTATTGACACAGCTATATGACAAATATAAGGAAAATCCAAGTGAAATTACGAGGGTTGCCGAACAAATAACAAAAGAGCTCGAACAGTCCGCGCACGCTTCGGGAACGGAGCGGCTGTCTCTCGAGTCGATCGAAAAGGCATATCGGCAGCTTTCGAATAGTTTTGATGCAGTATATGGAGGTTTTGGCGGTGCGCCAAAATTTCCAATTCCGCACATGCTCATGTTTTTAATGCGTTATTACCAATGGAAGCGGGATGAGCGTGCGCTGATGATGGTGGAAAAAACGTTAAACGGCATGGCCAACGGCGGCATTTATGACCATATCGGCTACGGGTTTGCCCGCTATTCGACCGATGCGATGTGGCTTGTGCCGCACTTTGAGAAAATGTTGTATGATAACGCGCTTTTAGTCATCACATATACGGAAGCGTATCAATTAACGAAAAATGAACGATATAAGGAAATTGCGGAACAAATCATTGAATTTGTCAAGCGGGAAATGACTTCTGATGACGGCGCTTTCTATTCAGCGATTGACGCCGATTCAGAAGGGGTGGAAGGAAAATATTACGTATGGACACCCGATGAAGTGATGAACGTGCTCGGCACCGAACTTGGCGAATTGTATTGTGATGTGTATGATATTACTGAAGAAGGAAATTTTGAAGGAAAAAACGTGCCAAACCTCATTCATACGAGAATGGACCGCATCGCAAGACGATATCGTCTGACGGAAGAAGAGCTCTGCGAAAAACTCAAAGAAGCGAGACAGAAGCTGTTTGCCGAGCGTTCGCTGCGTGTTTATCCGCATGTGGATGATAAAATATTAACAGCTTGGAATGCGTTAATGATTGCCGCACTGGCGAAAGCGGCAAAAGTATATGAACGCCGCGACTATTTACAGATGGCAAAGCAGGCGCTTTCATTTATCGAAACCAACCTTTTTCAAAATGGGCGGTTGATGGTTCGCTATCGCGGTGGGGAAGCGAAGCATCTTGGCATTATCGACGACTATGCCTATCTTGTTTGGGCGTATATCGAAATGTATGAGGCGACGCTGGAGTTGTCATATTTACAAAAAGCGAAAGCATGTACGGAGCAAATGATCGACTTGTTTTGGGATAAAGAGTACGGCGCGTTTTTTATGACCGGAAGCGACGCGGAGGCGCTCATCGTTCGGGAAAAAGAAATTTACGATGGTGCGTTGCCATCGGGAAATAGTGTTGCCGCGGTGCAACTGATTCGTCTAGCCAAGCTGACAGGTGATTTTGCGCTATTGGAAAAAGCAGAAACGATGTATAAAGTCTTCCAGCGTCAAGTCGAAACGTACGAAAGCGGTCATACGTTTTTCTTGCAAGGATTGTCGCTTCTTGAGGCTCAAACCGTCGAAGTCGTTTTGTTTGGAAAACAAGGCGACGAAAAACGAGAGTATTTGATTCAGCAATGGCAGCACACATTTGCGCCGGAC
It encodes:
- the glp gene encoding gephyrin-like molybdotransferase Glp — encoded protein: MRFQREIVDVWDAQKRLEPWIRPLGTEKVKLTDSIGRYLGENVAATHDFPHFRRSMMDGFAVRSADTKGASEECPVTLQVIESIPCGAVPTKKLTANTAVRIMTGAMMPEGADSVVMIELTEQMQKDGQTYAVVKKETKPDENVIPIGLEMAKGTLILEKGRKINPGEAALLAAFGYDTVTVSRRPTVAIFATGSELLDVSEPLEPGKIRNSNSYMVAAQVLNAGGIPVLLEKVPDDVGLAKSMILDAMEKVDLVITTGGASVGDYDILVDIFEQWDGKMLFNKVAMRPGSPTTVGVWRDKFLFALSGNPGACFVGFELFVRPVIWGMQGKPDIYLPSFSAFLAEDYKKKDSFYRIVRGKSEVKDGKIYVRSAGIDQSNVLSSIRDTDCLIVIPRDRNVMNAGEMVKVLRLNVPE
- a CDS encoding helix-turn-helix domain-containing protein, whose amino-acid sequence is MDITKTLPRRMKNQKGLAGQRVMAVRLVMEGYLGKDVAAMLNLCRQTVVFYVSLFNLLLDRKKPTGTGSVLNEKTTTRTKTNDLNPYTRRTRLGSRLFLEYLDLSIRNMVREDFNAKYNL
- a CDS encoding site-2 protease family protein codes for the protein MQNIIYRPSILLLIIFFISLIVTKLFPSLASTIFDIWILGICLIIAIFLHELGHVIFGVLCKFNFHFLTFGPFLIEKVQGKLKIRENKHWIYFGGVSFVTPTVETFSNSKIKAKWGLFLFGGPFFSFIAFLIFFMIEKIYKNDFMLWCSLLNIVIFIATSFPIIKGEANDGGNIFLLFKDKEQTFLHILKFQILSEMFSSKRPIEWDKELIEKCKEIIKGKNSIENHMIYTFLFYYYFDAGNVEQIFLSIQPIINEPLTKENKFIKGNFNSLYILYKFLYGNSEENLEEIDKLFKGVSKLDSYAYNRSLAIIKYLKGDVKGAKSLINKLEHELNYTNGQGVYHVEKDILQKLRLKMMI
- a CDS encoding DUF255 domain-containing protein yields the protein MKEYLERERYNEKYNWLVMSKSPYLKQHETNPVNWLEWSPEAFQKAKREGKPVFLSIGYS
- a CDS encoding thioredoxin domain-containing protein, translating into MAHESFEDEEVAAILNEKYISIKVDREERPDIDSIYMRVCQMLTGHGGWPLSVFLTPEGKPFYAGTYFPKHSRYGRPGFIDVLTQLYDKYKENPSEITRVAEQITKELEQSAHASGTERLSLESIEKAYRQLSNSFDAVYGGFGGAPKFPIPHMLMFLMRYYQWKRDERALMMVEKTLNGMANGGIYDHIGYGFARYSTDAMWLVPHFEKMLYDNALLVITYTEAYQLTKNERYKEIAEQIIEFVKREMTSDDGAFYSAIDADSEGVEGKYYVWTPDEVMNVLGTELGELYCDVYDITEEGNFEGKNVPNLIHTRMDRIARRYRLTEEELCEKLKEARQKLFAERSLRVYPHVDDKILTAWNALMIAALAKAAKVYERRDYLQMAKQALSFIETNLFQNGRLMVRYRGGEAKHLGIIDDYAYLVWAYIEMYEATLELSYLQKAKACTEQMIDLFWDKEYGAFFMTGSDAEALIVREKEIYDGALPSGNSVAAVQLIRLAKLTGDFALLEKAETMYKVFQRQVETYESGHTFFLQGLSLLEAQTVEVVLFGKQGDEKREYLIQQWQHTFAPDVFLLAAEHPADVADIAPFAAEYEPLGEETTVYVCENFACQQPTTDVESVAEQLFE